The Candidatus Delongbacteria bacterium region AAAAAATCTGCTGTAGTAATTGCCCCTTCCAATTCTGATGGTATAATTCCAAAAGCTCCATTACGTGCATCTATCTTTGATAATATAAATTGCCCTTCTTTTACTTTATATTGTTTTTTTACCCCTATATTTTTTCCAAATTCTGTATCTCTTATGAAAACGCCTTTATTATATAATTTAATTGTTACTCTTTTATATTCATTTTCATCTTCAATCTCAATGATTTCTTTATTTCTTGTTAAAAAATCTCCAATTTTATATAATTTATACTTTTCATCATAATTAAAATTATGATTTTTTAAATATCGAATACTCCAATTATCCATTTTTGAGTAATTAACAAACAAAATTTGTGCATTTTTATTTAATTTATTCATTTATTTCTTTCTCTTTCCCATACTTAGAAATTCTAAATAATTTTTCATCTTCTGTTATAGTATAAGAAATGCTATTTATTTTTTTATTCAATATTTTAGTACTTTCTTTATATCTTTTAAATTCTTCTTTTAATGGTATTAATTCATTATCAATTTCTGCCCCAGTTGTACTAATTCCAGCTTTTTCTACTTCTGAAATAGGTATTTTATAATTAAAATTATTTTTTAAAGTTATTTTAATTTCCTTTTCAATCTGTTCTTCTATCTCTTTAAGCCTTTTCTTTAATTCTTTTTTTTCATTTGCTTTTACTGCATTTTTTTCTTTTAAATCTAATTTTTCATTAATCTCTTTCTTTTCTAATTCGTACTTTTCTTCTATTTCAAATTTAGCCTTTTCTATAATTTCATTATATTCTTTCTTTTCTTTTTCTGTAAACTTCTTAAAAAATAGCAAACTTGGTTTTACTGTTGCACCTGAAGCCATAAATACATCTTGTGGAATTGATACTATAAATATTATTTTAGCCTTACTTTCTACAAAATCTCTTATTTTTTGTAAATTCGGATTATTTAGAACACCTTCTGGTAATACAATCCCCATTCTTCCACCAGGTTTTAATAAATTTAAACATCTTTCAATGAATAATACTTCTGTTAATGTACTCATTTTACCAGTATCATATAAATCTAGTATTGATTTATCAATGTTATTTGTTATTTGTTGTAAAGCTTTATCATATTCTTCTCCATATCTTTTTCTATATTTTGCAATTCTTTCTTCATCTTTAAATTTATCAGCTTCTGTAATTTTTAATGATTTTTCTACTCTGCTTCCAAAAGGTGGATTAGTTAATATTACATCAAATCTATTTTCAAAAATACCATTAACATTTAATAAACCATCATTATGATGAACCCCACCATGTCCATCTCCGTGCATTATCATATTCATTTTTGCAGTTCTTGACATTCTTGGATTAGCGTCTGTTCCAAAAATACAATCATAAGACAATTCTCTTAATCGACTACTATCTTTATTTATATTTAACTCTTCATTCAATTCATTAAATAAATAATTAACCACTTCATCAATTTTATTTTTTTCTTCTTCTTTGGAATTTTCATATTCTTCTGTATAATATATTTCTTTAATTTTTTCTTTTTCTTTATGTATTTCTTTTTCTATTTTTTCCCTGACATACTCAAATGTCTTTATCAAAAAACCACCACTTCCACAACAAGGGTCACAAATTATTTCGCCTTCTTGAGGATCAAGAACTTCAACCATAAAATCTACTATCGTTCTTGGTGTAAAAAATTGTCCTAACTCACCTCTAAATGTTTTACCTAAAAATTGTTCAAACGCTATTCCTTTTACATCATCAGAAGTTGTAGATAAATTATACTTTTCTAATTCTTTTACAATTGCTTCGAAACTATTTTGTTTAATTCTGATTTTTTCATGGTCTTCAAACAAATCATCATTTTTAAATTCCGACTTCGTCAATTCAAACCAATAATCCATATATGGTATATTTGCTTTATCTCCATGTAATTTTATATTAACTAGTCTTATGTTTTTTTCATAGTCAGCTTCTTTCTTTAAAAATTGTTTTTGAGAAAAAATATTATCCTCATCTGGATTTCTTTCATATCTTATTTTCATGAATAAAATTTTACTTATTTCATCAAAAGCCGCCTCAGGTGACAATTTATCATTATTTCGAATAATATTATGACATTTAAAAAGTAGTCTAGAAAATTCATCTCTCGTAAATGCTTTTGTTTGCTCAAGTAAATTATTTATTTCTTTTTCATTATTAATAATATCTGCTTTTGGAATATCTATTATTTCTTCCAATTTTTTTGGTATTTTACCTTTTATTACTTTGAAAATTTTTGTTTCTTTCATATTTGTTGTAACAAAAAAATCAGCTCCAGCCCATGAGGCATAGTTAGAACCCTGAAAATAATCTTCTTCTCTAATCGTTATATTTTCAGCTTTACATTCTACAACTATGACAGGACTGTTCTGTTCTTCTTTGTCTTTTTTAGATTTCCATATTATAATATCTGCCATTGCTCTTCCCTGTCCACGCTGAGAGTTGCTTACTTTTATTTCTTGTGCCATTTGTTCTATTGAGAAACCATAATGATTAACAAGTCTACAAATGTATTTTTGTCTTACTTCTTCTTCTGGTTTTAAAATTAACCATACTTTTTTTAAGGGTGCATAAATTTTATTTCCTTTAATTTCTATATCCACTATTATCCATCCTTTCCCTAATTTTATTGATTTATTATAACATTTTTATGATATTTTTTCACTATCTATTACAACTTAACCATACAGGATGTATGGAGGCAATTCTTTTAAGTGAGTTTTGGATTTTTTCTATTAAATTTTCTTCATTTTACTATAAACTACTTTATAACGACAAACTAAGCCTGCCTGTGTTGTATAACACCTGTATACACGCATTGCGTGTATTCTCCTAATATATCCCCTCTTAATGGCGTGTAGCCATTTTCATTAGGCTTTAATTGCGGAATATCATGCAATATCTTATGGCGTGTAGCATCCCAATTTTGTATTAAAAGTATCACTCTAATCATCTCCGTCAAGTCCCTACATTATTCAAACTAAATCCAAGTGAGTCTGTAGACTGTGTATCAAAGTATAACCTCAAAGCCACTCTTTTTTCATCACCAAGAACCACATCACTAATCATAATCTCTTTCAAAACGATATCCAATATTTCCAATGATCAAAATAATCTTACTATCAGATCCACATTTTGTCAACGATAATTTATTAGAAATTTACAGCTCCAAATTGAGACTGAATAAAATTGCTTTTCGATCTATCAAGAAGAATTGAGAATAAAATATTCAAATTTCTCGATATAATGAAGACAGACAGAAAGAGTTTTAGCAAAAGATAGACACAGATTTTTGTGGAAATTTTGGAAATCTTGGCTAGGGGACGATTTCTCGTAGTTTAGAATTTATATATGATGATTCTTATTTTTAGACTTGCATTTCTTACAAAAAGCAGACATAATGTACTTAGTTGTAAATGCATAGATGCAGTAAGTCTGGTGAAAATCTGGTGAGATATTAGCATTTAAAGATGATTTCATAAAATTAAAACAATCCCAATGGAATGCCTTCAAAAAAATCAACAATTATCAGATTCCAGTTTTATTTAGCGATATTATAAAAATTGTCAAAGCTTCTTTACAGCCTGTAGTCAATTATATTACAGGCAGTTCTGATTGCAAAGCATATTGGTTCATATCGAAATTTTGGCAGTCATATAAATAGTTTGATATATGATTATTTGCGATGTATTCTCTTTCATTCATTCTCTTCATAATGTTTTGCCCTTATCGTCTTGATTATTGAGCAGCCTTTTTTGCATCTCTTCCAATTCCTTCAAATCTTCTTCATCCGCTTTTTTTGCTTCTGCTATTTTCCGTTTTTTATCAAATTCATCATATCGTTCTTCAGCAATCTTTTTGGCTACTTCAGCCTTAACCGTTCCTGCATGAGTGAGGAGAGCTTCTTCATTTTGCTTCAGAAAAGCATCCAATTTATCAGACCACTCAGCCATGGTCACGGTTCTTCTTTTTCGAGCCTGTCTTTCTGCATAATCGAGATACATTGTGACAATCTCGTTTAAATCCTTAATTTCTTCTTCATTCAGGTAATTTTTGGCAATGGAAACATCGTATTTACGAACAATGGAACCACGCCATGCAGTAAGACCCATATTTTGCTTTGTCTGGGTTTTACCCTCAATAGCACT contains the following coding sequences:
- a CDS encoding N-6 DNA methylase; this translates as MDIEIKGNKIYAPLKKVWLILKPEEEVRQKYICRLVNHYGFSIEQMAQEIKVSNSQRGQGRAMADIIIWKSKKDKEEQNSPVIVVECKAENITIREEDYFQGSNYASWAGADFFVTTNMKETKIFKVIKGKIPKKLEEIIDIPKADIINNEKEINNLLEQTKAFTRDEFSRLLFKCHNIIRNNDKLSPEAAFDEISKILFMKIRYERNPDEDNIFSQKQFLKKEADYEKNIRLVNIKLHGDKANIPYMDYWFELTKSEFKNDDLFEDHEKIRIKQNSFEAIVKELEKYNLSTTSDDVKGIAFEQFLGKTFRGELGQFFTPRTIVDFMVEVLDPQEGEIICDPCCGSGGFLIKTFEYVREKIEKEIHKEKEKIKEIYYTEEYENSKEEEKNKIDEVVNYLFNELNEELNINKDSSRLRELSYDCIFGTDANPRMSRTAKMNMIMHGDGHGGVHHNDGLLNVNGIFENRFDVILTNPPFGSRVEKSLKITEADKFKDEERIAKYRKRYGEEYDKALQQITNNIDKSILDLYDTGKMSTLTEVLFIERCLNLLKPGGRMGIVLPEGVLNNPNLQKIRDFVESKAKIIFIVSIPQDVFMASGATVKPSLLFFKKFTEKEKKEYNEIIEKAKFEIEEKYELEKKEINEKLDLKEKNAVKANEKKELKKRLKEIEEQIEKEIKITLKNNFNYKIPISEVEKAGISTTGAEIDNELIPLKEEFKRYKESTKILNKKINSISYTITEDEKLFRISKYGKEKEINE
- a CDS encoding virulence RhuM family protein, translating into MNQSEIILYKTEDGAVKIDTIFQNETIWLTQKMMAELFDVQRPAITKHLRNIFESGELDEQVVSSILEHTTQHSAIEGKTQTKQNMGLTAWRGSIVRKYDVSIAKNYLNEEEIKDLNEIVTMYLDYAERQARKRRTVTMAEWSDKLDAFLKQNEEALLTHAGTVKAEVAKKIAEERYDEFDKKRKIAEAKKADEEDLKELEEMQKRLLNNQDDKGKTL